The genomic segment CAGTTGTAGTAATTTTCCACCAGATGGGCGACAACCGTTtctactcaataaaaaaaatcttctttttttaaaaatgattatccAGGCTTTGGTAATCTTTACCAATCAGCTCTTTAATTTCTCTTTGACAATGGAAATGGGTTGACATTTAAGAACGGCACGCAAGAACATGGACTCttgataatgtaaatataacctatatttaatgttaaagtgAGTGAACGTGGTATTTCTTGTATAGCGTAGCCAATGAACTGTTGAACTATTATTTttctaagaaattataattgtattgtagGTAAGTAAGAGCGGAATAAAGGAAATATGAGCTATAAATCCGTACCGACCGTATATAATAGTCTACTGTAAAACTTCAAATCTTTTATTCATAGGACAAGGGCAAGTGATGTAGCATTGAATATTATGGTCGAAATGTTCTTTTTAACATTTGAATGCGAAGAAAACCTGCTTAACGAAACTATCGCGATGTAATCCTTAAGAAATACTTGATATCTCacgcaaaaaatataaattcgttgtaatattagatatttaaattgatattcaCGGCGCGTGACGCGATATGGTCGCGCCGACGCCGGGCAGGTGGCGCCATTGTCACTTTGAtatctataaaaacataatatcttTAATTTCAATATGTCAAGGCTAAGACTATAAATAGCCTGTCTAAAGAgtgtttatataattctattaattttattgtaatgtaatgaTGCGTTACCACTGAAATAGTTGGTAATTTGTGTTTGCAAATGTTCacaaattcgaaaaaaaatatataaatttggaaACATTTTTTGTGACAACCCATCGAAATTTTTCTCATTTTGGAGGCGCAGCTTTACAATTGACGTAAATAATTATCTCGTTAAATCACATTGATATTAAACATGTAACaagaattttaaacataaacaaggtttttttttcttaaaaagacAATATAGTTTTGAAGAATTAgcagttattaaatatagagcaattgaaggccaaggatgtggagtcaaaataaatgaccggtatattaacaacatcagatacgctgacgatacagtcctaatagcatcatctcctgaagagctgcaattaattatgagccgtgttaatgagtgcagttttcactgcactcattaacacggctcatcggctcgctggtctgaggatgaacctatcaaaaacgaagatcatggtgttatctaaacatagcttcgatgacattgctatcattgtagcaggccaaaaaattgagagggttcgcaagtacaaatatctggggacatggcttattgacacctggagctgtgaacaggaggtaaagactcgcatcaaaatagctcgaagtgccttctgcacgttgaaaaaagtactctgcaatcgcagatccctgtgcgcatacgactcctacattgttacatctggcctatacttctttacggatgcgaggcgtggacaattaaagaagacctcaaaaaacgtatagaagctttcgagatgtgggcatatagacgtatgttggtcattagttggactcaaaaggtctcgaacgtggaagttctgcgacgcgtcaaccaaaaacggcaacttatagagactgtcaagaagagaaaagttgcatatctcggacacgtgcttaggcatgaaagatatgaacttttgcaactcattatgatgggaaaagttgccggaaggagagctcttgggcgcagaaaaaagtcttggctgtgcaacatccgtgaatggacgggaatcgcgagtgctgccgaactctttcgcctcgcgaagaacaagaaggagtatttaaagctgccaattttacttatatatactttatactgCTAATTTaggactgccaaccttcgcattaagttattatattggTCTGTATTCGTTTTATTCTGCCCACAATCTCCCTTTCATTTGACTCAAAAGACGGTATTTATTCTCTATCTATAAATTTTCTCCACTTGTATATTCGTTTCCGATAACATTAGATTGAAATCAAAAACTTGTAGTTTGTACTAAAGGAGTCGTAAGTGTTcatattaatcttatttaacattccggttttattacattaagtaTCGAATATTGCTCGTCATGTTTCCgaaggttattatttttattgttttaattttcttaattttaaccTGTAATTATTTCTGacgtaattatataatcaattataaattgtCTGAAGTTACAATGGCTGTCTAACcctttaaatgtaaacaaaagaataccattgctgtttggcgttagaaaAAGTAATGAATGTGTACTTAGATAAGCTTGCACTAAGTAATAAGCCTCTCAAACAAAGCCTCTCCACTAAGTAACATTTCTGAAAACAAATTATTGTGCTTTTTTAAGtatggtaatattatatttgtttatcgcTCGAGGACTTGCTGGTTTATAAATAGTACTGAGAACtaaaacacacatacatacacaatatAATCTGCGCTGTCATAATAGGATGGAACGTTGTCAAAGTAAATCGTAAATGAAAGTCCCAATTGTTGGTAATGGTGCTTACCAAATAAGTTTCAAACATTGAAACTAGTATCCGACGGGCAATTTATTTTAGAACGAGAAAGAACGAACGATgaagtcaaaattaaatatttgaacaatCATTAATACTGATTGCAGACGTATCATATTGCTTACTATTTAAAGGCTATATAGTAAAGCGCTGGCACGCCACTTTGTATTCGAGACGTGctgaattaaatgtttaatattttgcgtACTATCgaatgaaattgatttttaaataatgaaacattttttaattaaataaagtaacagcctatgaatgattaactgttgggctaaggcctgctctcaTTTTGAGGGTtgggtttggagctcattccatgCTGCTCTAATAAGTGTTGGATACgttagaatttcagtgaaattatacacatgcatgttttctttcacctcCGAGCACGAGaggaataataaacacaaatttagcaaaTTTATGCCACCGGCTCCTTAATATTAGACAAAtatcgtattaaaaataatgaactaCAAACCGAGACTCTTGACCTTGAAGGCAAACCatcattaacaataaaataaaagaataaaataaaataataaattatatttctttaaaaatagtttaaaatgttAAAGCTCCAAATATTGGAAATGCGGCAGGTTTGCTTAATCTATACCTAAATCTATTCAAGAGTCCACTGGCCACGACCACCCCACTGGTTCTGCTGGCCAGCACACTGCCAGCTTGAATCGTGTTCCTTCTCTTGTTCGAAACGTCGACGGATCGGCAGCCCTTTATTCTTATGTGTATAGTGTTTATTTTCCCACTGAATTTCGTTGGTTCGAACGGGGCTTCCCTGTGAACAGTTCCGTTTTTACGCTGCAGTATCAGCCTGACCTTGGGCCGTCTTATCGCTGGCCGAAGAGGTAGATACGAGAATTCCTCATCCGAAGTTCGTTCGTTGGTGTCCTCTTTCGATTCCATTTCTAAAATgttcaattatattaagtatcGTACACATTTGCGCGAAAAGTATACAGCATGTGTCGacaaagtttaatattaatgggCGAATTCGTTTTTAAgaacatatgtatgtattttaaattgttatttgatGTCACGTGATCAAATTTCGAATgtaaataacgttaaaataataaagcgaTTATGATGAATTGAGGAGAAAGCCTAAATATTTGATAACTGACTAATTTTGTTTCATGAAAGAATAAGAATAGAAAATCATTTGGAGGGGCAAactttttgaaacatttttgacttttattattttaaaacagtagcagtaacagcctgtgaatgtcccactgctgggctaaggcctcctctcctttttgaggagaaggttttggagcttattccaatacgctgctccaatgcgggttggtggaatacacatgtgttagacacatgcaggtttcctcatgatgttttccttcaccgttaagcacgagatgaattataaacaaaaattaagcacatgaaaattcagtaatgcttgcccgggtttgaacccacgatcatcggttaagattcacgcgttctaaccactaggtcatttcggctttttattatttattacttattattactaCTTTACTGTAAaagatatgaaatttaattctgTTAAGCCTTTTTTATcaattgaagtaaataaatttataaaatgtataataaaaaaccatacCTTTTATAGGAAATAATGTTCTCCTCGGTAAAATTGAATCTCCTAACATTTCATATAAAGTATAGTCAGTCATTACATAATCTTCTAAAAAATTTGTTGGTTCAGATCTAAGGAGACAAGTTGAGACATcctgaaaacaaaaatatcacgAAATTATTTAACAGATAAATAGGCTTTATATGGAGATTTAGTGAAAGTAGTAGgcttagttaaattatttagaacaaaaaaatttcaaaatattatttaataagtttcaaGGAATTATAACTGGCTTACTCATAAAAGAATGCGGATTCTTATGGCGAAAAATAGTTTACTAAAAATTAACTAAGCTTATTATCACAAGTAGTAAAAAACTCCATAACGAACTTCATGTTTTAAGGAATGGTTTTAAACTCACTAAATTtccttatttactttatatactagtatatatatatacagtaacagcctgtaaatatcccactgctgggctaaggccatctgtccctttttgagaagaaggtttggagcttattccactaatGAACTATGATGAATTAAATGACCTTAAATTGGCATGTCAACATGTTGCGTGTGCGTTTTAAAGGTCGGCAACGTTGCTTTCGGACCTTTAGATGTAAAAACAgcgtggtagagctttgtgcaagctcgtctgggtaggtaccacccgctcatcagatattctaccgcaaaacagcaggacttggtattgttgtgtttcggtttggagggtgagtgagccagtgtaattacatgcacaagagacataacatcttagttcccaagattgatggcgcATATTTATCAATCAAGAAATATTTGTAGTGCATAGAGCAGAGCAAATCGAAATTTGTAAATCAAAGGCTCATTTATCGTTCCTCCTGCGATTGCAATACACTATAGAGTATAACACTCACGAGTATGGTCTCCCGGAGATCTCTCTGTGTGTGCTTGTGCCTCTGTGCGTGCACACGGTCGTCTATGTGCTCAAGATGTTCACCCAAACACTCTACAAGGGCCTGCCTCCCCAATGCCATCAAACATCGTATCATCGGTGCCGTCAGACGCTCCTTCGTGCCTTGCGATAGGTAATCGAATAATATGCCTTttcctaaaattataaataagtatatgatTTCAAGTACGTTAGCTCGTTTAATATcacttacttacttataagcgttgtttagtaagtgtttagttaaacactgattttactctttctgtcatcaattattctgtttttttaatttttttaataggatCACCAGCAAGGAGTACACAAGACAGACaagctttaaatacattttgcgAGTTATAAGTATCCCATGTATGTGCTCCCAGTTACAGGAAACCACAGCACCCATCACATAcaactaagtaacagctaatataaatggtaaaattaaaattaagaactttacaaatttaaaagaatttttatatttaaaagaagacAATTCTTTAACTAATCAGttcttaaataacatttattggtAATCCTAAAAGTAATTGGAGCGTGCGAATTCATGTTAAATCACACACATGGTGGGCTCCATACTAATACAAACTGGGAACAATGTTTGTCCACATTCATCGAAATATTTACCAACGTTAGCATAAAGCGCGTGCATTTTATATGCGGTAAtggaaattaaattgtttacaaaatattttaagtccATATTTGAAAATAAGACAAGCGGGTTCCATTCAAATATGGACTTTAATTATGGGGTGGACACTTCAATTTCCTTTACCGCGATTAAAATATGTTGTGACGCGAAACGCGTTTGATGTAAATCGTAACTGTGACAGCCatgtaaaaatttatatgtatataagtccATTCCAGAGTCCgctgtaaaagtcgcaggttcgatcctggccGCTTGAGCTATTGTCGTCCcgtagtaatttatataaacttgccATACTTATAAAACACTTtataagtatggcaacttttacccttagacctattagtttgtaaacttttaatttgtaattattactgtatgccATGTTggtaatcctaaataaataaataaataaattgctattattttaatataaatattacgtacCTATTGCAATAAACGAGGGCCATGTCCGAGTTATTTTAGTTAGTATCGCTACCATCTTCTCTGCTAACGTTCCATTACCTAATATATTTGACACCATAACCGGAAATAGTCTTTGAAACTGAaatgtataataacaattaaaccaGAGTTAATGaaataatgcttttttttattaaatacaataaatttacagtaacagtaccagcccgttaatgtcccactgctgggctaaggcctcctttacTATTTGAGGAGATGGtctagagcttattccaacacaatatatttaaaataaattaaaacgatagAAATATGTCGAGTGAAGCAAatgaaaaatgattaataaattttaatgacgaacaatattttatatggatTCCAACTGACTCATTGGTCGGTTGCAGATCTTAAGGTCATGGGCTCAAGTCCTGGGTAGAACTAATAgaggttattgggtttttctcttCATCAAGAAACTCTcagtaattaaaaaagatagAGATAAATAGAGActacacttgtgcacaataatatgaAGCATATCTCTTTATTgacggaattaaaaaaaaaagaacatacaTACCTGTTGCTGTATATTTGTGTCCAAGCTGCAAGGATTCGAACAGAGCGCGTCGACCATGTCCAATACGTTCGACTGCAAAGGTTTCTTCGCCGGTACGTTCAGAGCATTCAAATTATCATCGTTGAGAACTAGCACGGCGAGATTAAACAGATTTGGGAATATGGGACCGATACGAGTATTCGTTGTGAGATCTTCTACTGCCAGCTGTTTGGGTTTCttccttaaatttaatattgctgaaatataaataatatttgttatttatatgaagtaacaacctgtaaatgtctcatGTTAGGCAAATTCCACTATATTGCTCTCATTTGATTTGGttaatacacatttggcagaattttaacCGACATTTGAAGGTTACtttgaaatgttttgtttaaccAATGACCATGATTTTGATGAACTCGGTGCTGTGGTCTGATTTGGATCAATCAGTTCTAACAATACCAATGCATAAAATGGAGTTTTGTATGTCGCCGATGTTGTTATCGGTACTTagcaagtaaaattaaagtggaataAGTAGTCATGGAATATTGTTGTAGATATTCATCTACTCCTTTAATTGAAATATGCTATAAAGAATATGCTTTAGGCAACAAACTTATAAAAGTTATGGAAATAGATTACTACTATACAAATGCTAGAAGGCTTTTCTAACATAACAGAtagcagaaaaaaatattagataactattgtttatctaaattattaacatttggaGAACATTTTTTTAGTTCTATAACTTACCTCTTgcaatttttgtataataattttgtagattaacactaatattattgctattatttaaacttttatcatCTGTTATCCATTCCACAGACACAGTTGGTAAAGTAGAGAACACATAGGTTTGTGTGGTCATTGAGTATTCTGGTATATTTATATGAGTTTcctaaaaacaaacaataatcaaTGCTATTAATTAAGAacatataatctaatataaataatgatataatctaatgttacagatataaaaaagaaattgattGAATTCTTATGTTTTAAGAAAAAtggtgttataataataaattatagggCGACATCTTGACTTATCTTAtagtataagtttatttttgaatatggaactgtaattatgtatttcacaatataaaaaaaatattatattaacaagagTATCTATCTTATGAGAAATAGATTTACCGtaccaataaaaaatttattatatttaacagagGGTAATCTAAAGTTATAGAGAAAAATAATAGAGGGTCTTAGTAGCTTGCTTACCAGTTCACAGCAAAGCTTTTCTTCCCCCACTGAGATATATTGTGGCACATTTGCACCCACTACCGGACTAGTATCTGAGAGAGTTAGTACTGTATTAATGTCCCAGCTATCAACACATGTTTTCTTCATCATCTCACTGTGTAATGCAATTGTCTGTAATACATAGTATGCGAATTAAGTTATAGCAAAAGTGaatgataacatttttattttttacggtAGCGACCATTTACTATCACTTAGTGCACCATACATATGTCTAcctacttaaaacaaaatacaaatatctaatttaactttataataaatataaattatgacatttaaaaaactgttttaatctcataaataaaatactcataTTGTCACCGTCACTATTGTGTGGTGTGTGAGGGTGATTGTGTGATATAATTTGTTCACTATCTATTTTTACATTCAATGGtgatcaaatataaaataacttacacTAATTGTCTGCCGGAGCTTATAACTAATATCCTCAGCGAGGTTTGTTGCTGCTTCAGCATTAATTTCTGCACCAATTTGTTCCGCCATACATTGTATCGAGTCTGCACCCACTCCAGCAAACTTGCCTTGTGATGAACCTCCATCCTTACATTAAAGTGAAATcagtaatgaatatttataaacaatttgtaatgtgcattgttaaaattttaaatagtaagcACCTATTGAActtcctttttaatattttaagcagaagaatatgattttataattaatattatatacagataTGGTTGTGCCTAAATAAATgctaatatattacaaaataatgttatttgattGTATACAACTAATGAACATTTCATGCCAGAATGTACACATGCACACAGAATGTAtgcaaataaatgtttaactataatatttatgtggTACTCAAGATATTTATAGATACGTCCATGACAGATATTTGTACAACCGAATcgttgtattaataaattaaaagtatttaataccTACCTTTTCTATTAGTGGTGGAGTATCACACTGGCTAGAACCACCAGACTCGGAAGCAACGGATTTGTTTCTATCGCGATCACGACtgctactttttttattgtgatttttagTGCTTAAAGTGGATAAGTTGGACATTATACCGAAATGTTAAAACACAATGCttaaatagtaaaacaaaacaactttATCAAAGcgcataattattgtatattcacgtgattataaaaaaagaacatttcaccccttagttaaatgtttgtgtataaaaaataactatatattcaaggaaattatttaaaacgccAAAATTCTACAATCAAAAACACGACATGGGTTGAAGATGAAAACAAATGTGTGAAGACATTAGACAATGACAATGACAGGTCACTTAGAGCCCCGGACACAAACTATTTAAGCTATAACAGATGatattatacaatttgtaaaaggtataaaaaatatcattaaattatatattatatgaccaAAAAGACTTgccttttaaaaaatgttacagtCAATACAATTACTATTTTAGGAATTTTGGAAATtggaaattatacatataaacagaCAACTCGTAACAACATAGTccaattgtttgttttaatttgttgatttgataaaaaatatgtatactctttaaaaaggaaaacaaagatatatttcactaaaatataatgtactttctttttttatatagaataggaaggcggacgagcatataggccacctgatggtaagtcgtgaccaacgcccatagacattggcattttaagaatttttaaccatcgcttacaacaccTATGCGCCatgaaccttgggaactaagatgttatgtcccttgtatctgtaattacactggctcactcacccttcaaaccggaatacaaccataccaagtactgctgttttcggtagaatatctgataagtgagtggtacctacccagacgagcttgcacaaagctctaccaccagtcctacaatcaatattttttttaaaattaaaattgattgattaCTGGAAATATTTATCACTTTATATAATCTCAAACAGGGAATTTCAcaaccgttttctgcggtgactttcgtgtttgttcttacagaaaagtAGCCCTTTTTTTgtttcacgctggaaaaactcattacgcgtttcccccacgggaaagGTGGGGGTATTTGGGGCTCGCCGGTTTTCGagacgccgagtgcgccccgaacatcggaatacttactaaaaaccagcggtactctttcCATCTTAATGaggagtgccacgggatcgcttgcgcatgctaccgtgacgctctgacggacggTCTGCCTATGCAGGCTTCCATTCTATCATTCATTCCATCTAGGAGTTTTACTAGGTTACTGAGAACCTCCCTAGTCtcccggcgacgcctattgtGGCAGAGGgtgaaggtgcgcatagcgcctctttCTTCTCCTCGGTTTTCTTCAGCGGAGCAGGTCTGCAGAGGCGTTCTCTGCGACAT from the Nymphalis io chromosome 10, ilAglIoxx1.1, whole genome shotgun sequence genome contains:
- the LOC126771279 gene encoding uncharacterized protein LOC126771279, encoding MSNLSTLSTKNHNKKSSSRDRDRNKSVASESGGSSQCDTPPLIEKDGGSSQGKFAGVGADSIQCMAEQIGAEINAEAATNLAEDISYKLRQTISTIALHSEMMKKTCVDSWDINTVLTLSDTSPVVGANVPQYISVGEEKLCCELETHINIPEYSMTTQTYVFSTLPTVSVEWITDDKSLNNSNNISVNLQNYYTKIARAILNLRKKPKQLAVEDLTTNTRIGPIFPNLFNLAVLVLNDDNLNALNVPAKKPLQSNVLDMVDALCSNPCSLDTNIQQQFQRLFPVMVSNILGNGTLAEKMVAILTKITRTWPSFIAIGKGILFDYLSQGTKERLTAPMIRCLMALGRQALVECLGEHLEHIDDRVHAQRHKHTQRDLRETILDVSTCLLRSEPTNFLEDYVMTDYTLYEMLGDSILPRRTLFPIKEMESKEDTNERTSDEEFSYLPLRPAIRRPKVRLILQRKNGTVHREAPFEPTKFSGKINTIHIRIKGCRSVDVSNKRRNTIQAGSVLASRTSGVVVASGLLNRFRYRLSKPAAFPIFGALTF